The genomic interval GGCGCCGCCCTGACGGACTTTGAATTTCGGATTGCTTTTGCAAATCACGTAAACGCGGCCGCGACGTTTCACCACCTGGCAATCAGGGTGGCGATATTTCAGGGCACCAATGCTGCTGACAACTTTCATCGGATCGATCAGATTCGGTGGGTACGGTACAGTGAGCGGCCGAGGGAAAACGTCTCGGCCAACGATATGATTCAGTCAGGGGAGCCTGTGTGTTTCGCACATCTCTGTCGCGGATGTCCATCACGGACGCCGGTCAGGATCGCTCCCCATGGGATTTCGGTCCCAGAGTATAACGACACACCCTTAGGCATCAACGTCAAACTCAGGAATACACCCCACATGGTACGGATTGCGTATTTTGACTGTTTCAGCGGCATCAGCGGCGATATGACCTTGGGAGCCCTCATCGATTTGGGGGTTCCCGTGGAGCGGATCGAGTCCGCCGTGCGTTCGATGCGGTTGCCCGAGCTGTCGATCACCGCGGAACAGGTGAAAAAGTGCGGATTTCGGGCCTTGCACGTCAAAATCACCCACCCCCCCGAGCATGCCCACCGGCACCTGCACCACATCACGGACATGATCGATCGGGCGGACGAAGTCTCCGAGGCGGCGAAGGATTTGGCGAAGCGGATTTTTCACGAAGTGGCGGTTGCCGAAGCCAAGGTGCATGGCTCGACCATGGAAAAAGTCCACTTTCACGAGGTCGGTGCGATCGATTCCATCGCGGACATCGTGGGCACCGCCGTCGCCCTGGACCATTTGGGGGTCCAGACGATTCATGCCGCACCGGTCCCCACAGGCAACGGCTCGATCACGATCGCCCACGGCCGCGTCGCGATCCCGGCACCCGCGACGGCGGAAATCCTGACCGGCATTCCGCTTGCTCCTTGCGAGATCACGGGCGAGCTGACGACGCCGACCGGGGCGGCGATCCTGAAATCACTTGCGACCTCGTTCGGTGGATTGCCGGCGATGAAGATCGAAGCCGTCGGATACGGAGCGGGCACGATGGATTTGGACGGACAAGCCAACGTGTTGCGGGTGCTGTTGGGTGAAATCGAATCGGACGCGACCACGATGGGGCCGATCCAGTCCGATCGTATCGCGGTCTTGGAAACCAATCTCGACGACTCCACGCCGGAGCAACTGGCGGATTGTGCCGAACGCTTGATGGCCGCCGGTGCGTTGGATGTGATTCAGATTCCATGCATGATGAAGAAAGGTCGTTGCGGAGTGATCGTTTCGGTGATCACGCCGACCACCCGCATCGCGCTGATGGAGCAGATTCTGTTTCAGCACTCCTCCGCGATCGGCATTCGGCGACACTTGGCCGACCGCCACAAACTGGTTCGTACTAGCGTCAATGTCGAAACGACGATGGGGCCGGTGCGTGGTAAGGTCGTCGTGGTACCTGGACTTGGCGAACGGTTCACGGTCGAGGACGACGATGCACGAGCGGTCGCGACGGCCAATCAAACGACGGGTCAAGAAGTCCGGCGGCTCGCCCGAGACGCATGGGACGATCAACGCAAGAAGTAGAACGCTTTCATGTTCCACAACGCGTGGGCAAAGTCTGCCCAGGCTTTGGAGCGGTCGCCTTGATAGGCCCCTGTTTGTGCTTCGATGAAATCAAGATACCGCTGGATGTCGCCGTCGGTAGGAATTTCGCCGTGCGCGGCGCCGACCATCTCGATGATGCGTTGACGCTCGTCAGACTGCTGCTGTATCGCTCGGTTGGACCACAGTTTGGCTTGCTCGACCACAAACGGATCGTTCATCAATGCGAGTGCTTGCGCGGGGACGTTCGACTCACTGCGTCGCCCTTTGGGGCCGAACGGGTTGGGCATGTCGAACGTGGTCAAGAATGGATTAAGGAAGTTTCGGTAGATCGACAGATAGATGCTTCGGCGACCGTCTCCATCAAGCGGACCGCTGCCTCGCGCACCGCGGCCGGTCATGTACGCCGTGCGGTGAGTCGCAACGCTGGGGCCGAACATCCGGCTGTCCAACCGTCCTGAAATCGCCAGGATCGCATCACGAATCGATTCCGCAGGCAGGCGTCGCACGCTCATGCGGTGCAGCAGACGGTTGGTCGGATCGGCAACGGAGACGATTGCCGAATCCAGTTCCGGATGAGCCACACTGGCTTGACGATACGTCCGCGAAAGCACCATCGTGCGAATCGCTTGTTTCATTGACCAGCCGCTGTCCACGAAGTCCAACGCCAACTGATCGAGCAGCTTGGGATGCGACGGCGGTCGGCCTTGTGGTCCAAAGTCATCGACCGTCTCGACCAAACCACGGCCGAACAGATGATGCCACAGCCGATTGACAAACACGCGTGAGGTCAGCGGGTTGGCCGGATCGACCACGCGTTGGGCCATTTCGAGTCGCGATTCATTTTCCCCGCCCAACGCGGTCAAGAAACGCGGTGTCAATTCGTCGCCCAAATTCGTATGGCTGCCACGAATATAGATGTGAGGCTTTTCAAAGCTGCCCTGCGCCATGGCGACCACGTAGCGGGGATGCGGCATCTGCTTGGCCAGCTTTGCGGCGGCAGCCAATGGTTCGGTTGCCTGAGGTACCAAGTCCGACCAAGTCACGACGCCTTGTTGCAGCATCCACTCAACGAAGTCGTCCCGATTGCCGGAGGCGAGAGCCGCGATCGCCTGCGTCCATCGTTGCGACACGTCGGCGTCCTGTTGGAGCAGAGTGTCAACCAGCGGCTCGGGCGAGGCACGCGGCGAACCACGTTCGGAAAACCAGATTTGATCCACAGCAATCGATCGATCCGATTCGTCGATGAACTCAAGGTAGGCATTGTGCCCGAGGTACTTTTTCAAGTCTCCACTGATGGACCGCCATGCCCACTGACCGTCCGTATCGGCCTCTTTGCCCTTCATGATCGTGCCATTGAAAAGCAGTGCGCTGAAGTGCGCCATTTGATAGTTGTCGATGACCAGACGCACGGTCTGGCCGGGGCCCGATCGCATGCGGATGTGGATGTTGGGAGTTGTGATCGTAAAGGTCGGGGAGCGCAGGATCCCGCGCGCACGACCGCCCAACACTCCGCTGTCCACCGTACCGGCCATGGGAAACGACGCGGCGTCCTTGTTGGTCGGAAACGACAACGATTGGTCTACCGCCTGAAAAGCGATGCCAGAGGTGGTCCAGCCGCTGGGCAGCGCGCCAGAGTCGAAATCTGCAAACAGTGTGCTGGTGTCTTTGAACTCCTGCCACTGCTTGCTGATCGCGGCTTGGGTTTTCTGCAGCGGCGCGATTTGATTGCTGTCCGCCAGGTGAGAGGCGATCGCGAGAGCGGCGGACGGACTCTTCTTGTCGGCGTCGTGTTGTTTCGTCAGCAGGTCGACCCAACGCGTCAGATGTTCGGCAGAGAGTTTTTGTTGTTTGGCGAGTGTGTCGATGGCTGCGGAGTCTGGTTTTGATTCGCCAGAAAGCAGGGTTTTGCAAGCCTCGAGGTAGGCGGGCAAGTCGTAGGAGAGATTTGAACTCGCAGCGGATTGTGTGACCGCATTGCCCGCTTGTTGCAACTGTTGGCGGATCGCATTGGCGCTGTTCTTGATCTCACGGTGCGGATCCAACGGGTACAACTGGCGACAACTGCTGTGCAAGTAACCGGTCAAGGCGTAGTAGTCCGCGGTCGAAATCGCGTCGAACTTGTGGTCGTGGCATTGGGCGCACGCGATCGTCAGCCCCAGAAACGCTTTGCCGAACACGTCGATTTGGTTCGCCATGATATCGGCTTCGTTCTGCAACACATTCGTCGGCGCATGCGTCGCTTCGTGCAAGTACCAGAATCCAGTACCAATGATCGATTCGTTGAAATCATCTGTGGGATGACGTCGCGGGTTCTCGATCAAATCGCCCGCAATGTGTTCCAAGACAAACTGGTCGTAGGGGACATCGGCATTGATCGCACGGATCAAGTAATCGCGATACTCGGTCGCGTGGTCGATGGGGTAATCGAACTCGTGACCGTAGGTTTCCGCATAACGCACCAGATCCATCCAGTGTCGAGCCCACTTTTCGCCGAACTGTTTTGAGTCAAGTAATCGGTCCACGACGCGCGCGTACGCTTGAGGTGATTCGTCAGCCACAAACGCATCGATTTCTGCGAGGGTCGGTGGCAATCCGGTCAAGTCAAAGGTGACGCGTCGAATCCAGGTCCGCCGATCGGCGTCGGTGGCCGGTCGCAATTTGGCAGACTCCAACGCGGAGAGGATGAAGTGGTCCAACGGCTGGGTCGGCCATTGCGAATCCCTGACGCTTGGCAATTCCTGGCGAACCGGCGCACGCCAGCTCCAGTGGGTTTCGAAGCGTTCGCGCAAGTCAAACGCATCCGTCGCCGCGTGCTGCTTGGCCTCCGTTCGCGGATCGGGTGCTCCCATCTGGACCCATTGCTCGATCGCAGCGATTTTGTCGGCGCTCATTTTGGAGCTTGGCGGCATCGCCGAGACGACGTTTTCGGTGTAGCGAACGGCATCCACGATCAGGCTGCCGTCGACGTCACCGGGGATGATCGCCGGTCCCGAGTCGCCACCGGTCATCCAACCGGGTTTGGAATCGAGCAGCAAACCGGCTTCGACATCCTCGGCGTCGGCGCTGTGGCATTCGTAGCAGTGCTCCACCAGAATCGGACGAATCTTGGTTTCAAAGAAACTCAATTGATCTGCGTCGACGGTTTCGTCTTGTTGAGCAAACGCGACCGATGCCAGAGTGGCGAACACAAACGGGATGGCGAAACAGTAATGCAATGTCTTGTTGATCGTCTTGTTGGTTGGGCGGTTCATGCGATCACCTCCTGGATGAGTTTTCCGTGCACATCGGTCAGTCGCATGTCTCGTCCGCTGAATCGAAACGTGCTGCGCGTGTGATCCAGTCCCATCAGGTGCAACATTGTTGCGTGCAAGTCGTGGATTTCGAAACGATTTTCGACGGCCCGATATCCCCAGTCATCCGTCTCGCCGACACTGACACCGGGTTTGATTCCTCCGCCGGCCATCCACATGGTGAAACCGAACGGATTGTGATCGCGACCGTTGGTTCCTTGCGCGAACGGCGTTCGACCGAACTCACCGCCCCACACCACCAAAGTCGAATCCAATAGTCCGGTACGTTTCAGGTCGTTGATCAATGCGGCGATCGGTTGATCGACGGTCAAGCAATTCTTGTTGTGTCCGTCGAGCAAGTTGCTGTGTTGATCCCAACGATCACCGTTGCCATCTGGACAAGTCAATTCAATGAAGCGGACGCCGCGTTGCACAAGACGTCGAGCGAGCAAGCATTGTCTGCCAAAGATTTGCGTGTTTTTGAAATCAGATTCCATCCCGTAGAGACGTTGTGTCTCGGCGGTTTCATCGGACAAGTCCGTCAACTCGGGAACGGATGTTTGCATGCGATAGGCGGTTTCAAAATTCTCGATTGCTGCTTCGAGTTCGGGATCCTGTTGTGATTGAATCAAAGTGCGTTCATCCATTTCGCGGATCAAATCCAGTTTGCTGCGCTGATGCGCCGAACTGGGTTCGCTCGGTGCCACGTTCGCGATCGGTTGTGTTTGCGGCAGAAACACTGATCCTTGATAGGCCGACGGCAAAAAGCCCGATCCGAAACAGTCCAGTCCGCCCGGCGGAATCAAGCCGCCGTTGAGGACGACGAAGCCTGGCAGATTTTCGTTTTCGGTGCCCAGCCCGTATCCCATCCATGCGCCCATGCTCGGTCGGCCTTGCAAACCGTTGCCCGTGTGCAAAAAGTAGTTGGCAAAGGTGTGTTCAGAGAAATTGGACGTCATCGATTTCACAAACGACAAATCGTCCACCACCGTGGCGAGATGCGGAAAGAGACCGCTGACCCACGCACCGCTTTCGCCGTGCCGTTTGAACTCCCACGGGCTACGTAAGATCTTGCCCACGTTGTCAAATTGCGTCGGAGCCAGTTTGCCGATCACCTCACCGGGGCTCTTGCCGTCGAATTTTTCCAGCATCGGTTTGTAGTCGAACGTGTCGACTTGGCTGGGGCCACCGTCCATGTACAGAAAGATGACGCTTTTTGCCGTGGCGGGGAAATGGGTCGGCTTGGGGGCCATCGGAGACGTTGAGGATGTCGGTTCCTCGCTGGCATGTCCGTTACTGGCCAAGATCGAGGCAAGTGCCAGAGAGCCGAACCCGCACGCCGTGTTGCGTAGCATGTCTCGTCGATTGTGGGGGCGGGACACGAATCGGCCGCAGTGACCGCGTGGTTTGGGTCCCTGTGAATTTGATCCCTGGAAGGGCATCCTGAAACTCATGGTGGTTCCATGTGTTGTGAATGGCGGTTGGGCGGCTGCAGAGGGGCGGCCACGGGTGGGAATTTCATTATAGACTCATGCGCGGCGCAGTGGCAGACTGATGTCGATGTCCCCCGTGTTTTTCAACATTCCGGTGCACATTGGCATCGATGTTACAATGCCCTGGAGAAACAAAAACAAACTCCATTTTTTACGCAGTAATCTTGAACGACGTCCTACAGCAATCCGAATCGCTTCCTGTCCTGATCGTCGGTGCCGGGCCGATCGGGTTGGAATTGTCCGTGGCTCTGCACCGATGTGCGATCGAGCATCTCGTTCTGGACGCTGGTTCGATTGGGCAAACGATGTCGTGGTGGGCGCCTGGGACGCGTTGGTTCAGCAGCAATGAGCGGATCGCCATTGCTGGGGTTCCACTATTGACGCCGGATCAGGGCAAGGCGACGCGGGAGCAGTATTTGACGTACTTGAGATCCGTCGTCGCGCAATTCCAATTGCCGGTGTGCACGTTTGAATCTGTCATCGATGTTCGGCCAGACGCGGCCGGCTACGTTGTTACCACCCGTTCAACCGCTGGCGAAAATACCTACCGTTGCGGCGCGGTGGTGTTGGCGATCGGCGGCACGGATCGACCACGACGCTTGGGTGTCCCTGGCGAGGACTTGGCGCACGTCGACGGCTATCTCAGAGAACCACATCGTTATGCGGGACGACGCGTGGTGATTGTGGGTGGACGCAACAGCGCGGTCGAGGCTGCGTTGAGACTTCATCATGCCGGGGCACGGGTCACGCTTTGTCATCGCGGGGAGGAGTTGCCCGAAGACGGAATCAAGTACTGGCTGTTGCCTGAGATCAAAGGCTTGATCGCCGCAGAACGTATCCGAGGCTGTTTCGGTTGCGTCGTCACCGAGATCACGCCGTCACACGTTGTGGCCCAGTCATCACAGGGAGAGCGGCGTCTTGCGGCGGACGACGTGTTGACGTTGATCGGCTACGAACAAGACAAGACGTTGCTGCAACGGATCGGCATCGAGCTGACGGGCGAAAACTTGCGACCCCAGTTCGATTCCGAAACGATGGAAACGAACTTGCCTCGCATCTACATCGCGGGGACGGCCGTCGCGGGAACACAGACGAGCAAGTACAAGACGTTTTTGGAGAATTGCCACGACCATGTTGACAAGATTGTTACGCATTTGACCGGCGCGCATGGTGATCATGTCGAAAGCGTGAAACCCTATGCGCGACAGATCGTTTCTCAGCCTGAGAGCTGATCAAGACCTGCAGGTTGATCATGGCTCGTAATCTGATTAACGATCGTTGTGACATCCAAGGGATCGTTGACGGTGATCGGCGTGATCTCACTGAAGGAACGGAACCAGGTTTCTTGACGGCGAGCCAATTGCCGCGTGTGCGCCGCGACTTGTTCTTTCAAAGCGGCAAGATCACGTGCAGACAAGTCATCGTGGACCACGGGTAGGATTTCACGATACCCGACGGCTTGGCACGCAGTGCGAGATAATTGGCCGTAGCGGCCGACCAACTTTTTGACTTCGTCGACTAAACCTTGCTCAAACATTTCATCGACGCGACGGTTGATGCGTGCGTGCAGTTGTTCTCGTGGCCATTGGAATGCGAACACGCGACAGTCCGAGGCGGCGCATCCTTTGTCGAACTGATTCTGTTGGTGGCTCAGCGGGATGCCGGTTTGTTTGACAACCTCAAGCGCGCGGATCATGCGGCGGGTGTCGCCTAGGTCGATACGGTGGGCGGCCAGCGGGTCGGCTTGCATCAGTCGCGCGTGCAAGGCTTGTGCGCCGTGCTCCTCCAAGTCGGCTTCGACTGATCGCCGAAACTCCCAGTCGGGCGGCGGACCGGTGTCAAATCCCCTCAAGACGGCTTTGAGAAACATCGGCGTTCCGCCGACGAAGATCGCTGCGCCGCCACGGCCGCGGATTTCATCGACCAAACGGTGCGCCAATTTTAGATAACACGCCACGCTGAAATCTTCGTCGGGCGCCACCAGATCGATCAGGTGATGCGGGACGCGTTGTCTGTCTTGCTCGCTGGGTTTGGCTGTCCCGATGTCCATTTCACGGTAGACCGCGATGGAATCGAGCGACAGGATCTCGCCGCCGATCCGCTGCGCCAGTTCGACGGCCACCGAGGACTTTCCGGATGCGGTGGGGCCGGTCAAAACGATTGACTTATCCACCAGCGGTGCGAACACTTGGTGGTCTGGTGATGTGTCAGGTGGAATGGACAAGTTGCAGTGGGGGATCGGGGACTGACGGAGTCCGTCGGATCCGGATGAAAAGGAGCGTGTTTTGATGATTATTCCGTTCCGTCAACGTACTTCGTCAGGCCGGATCCTACTATCCGGGATCGATTGACCCGCCGCTGGGCTAGGACCGTGGTACGCTGCAGTGGTGCTCGACGTGACGGCGTGCTCGGCAAACGCTGGGATTTGGTGATCGCTGGGTTTCGGTGATCGCCGTGTGGGTTGTGGCCGAGTCGGAAGTGAACGACCAGGGGGATCAGCTATGGGACTGACCTATTTCAAACGATTTCGAATGGATTTCAATCTGGCCGATTGGAGTCCGCCGACGTTGGTGATACCTGCCGGCTATGAGTTGGTGCCCTTTAGCGACGGGATCATTCGGGATCACGCGATGGCCAAGTACGACAGTTTTCGCGAAGAACTCGACGCGAACGTCTTTCCCTGTCTGGCTCGCCGTGACGGATGTCTGCGGTTGATGAATGAAATCACCAGCCGGTCCAACTTCGTCCCTCAGTCCACTTGGTTGATCCGTTTCCATCCCCCTGGCGAGCCGCCGCAACCGGTGGGTACCGTTCAGGGGTTGCGGCAAGACGGCTGGGGCGCAATCCAGAACCTGGGGATCTCACCGGAGCACCGTGGCCGTGGCTTGGGCTCTATTTTACTGATGCGTTCGGCGATGGGATTTCGCTCGACTGGTTTGCGAAAGATGCATCTGGAGGTCACGACGGAGAACACCGGCGCGGTGCGACTCTACGAACGACTCGGATTCAAACGAGCTCAAGTCGTCTACAAAGCTGCGGACGTCGCCGGCGTTTGAGCCGATGGTGGTGTCTCGGGTATTGGATCAGCCGGAGTGCGCTGGGCTGTTCAAAATATGGGGTTGTGGCATTTTGGGTTTGCGCAAGTTTATGTCCCTACTGCCGGCGAAGCTGGTGGACTCCAGTGAGCCTCAGGCGCTAGCCGTGGGCCTGAGGCGGATTGTGGTGCCGGCCCACGGCTAGCGCCTGAGGCTCACTTTGATTGCGACAGGTGGAACAAAAACATTGACAAAAAAAGCAGTGTCAACACTGGGCTGTTCAAAATATGGGGTTGTGGCATTTTGGGTTTGCGCAAGTCTATGTCCCTACTGCCGGCGAAGCTGGTGGACTCCAGTGAGCCTCAGGCGCTAGCCGTGGGCCTGAGGCGGATTGTGGTGCCGGCCCACGGCTAGCGCCTGAGGCTCACTTTGATTGCGACTCCATTCGACGTGACGTCGAATGGCGCACTGGTTGTTCCAGGTGCTGGAAAATGTCGGGAGGTGGAGCCTGTCGAGATTCACGAGTCTCTCATATTCTACCGAATTGTCGAATGTTCAGCTTCCAGACGATTGGCAACCAGGATGCTCACCCCCACGATTCGTACACGGAGAAGGCTTGAATGGGACCTGTGTTTTGGAAGACGGCGTGCTTGCTGGTGCTGTCGAACGTGTTCATGACGTTCGCATGGTACGCACACTTAAAGAACCTTGATGGTCGGCCGTGGATGATCGCGGTGTTGGTGAGTTGGGGAATCGCATTTTTCGAGTATCTGATCCAGGTGCCGGCGAACCGGATCGGGTACACGCAGATGAATCTCGGACAGTTAAAGATTCTGCAGGAGGTCATCACGCTGTCGGTCTTCGTCCCGTTCGCCGTCTTTTACATGAATCAGCCGCTGAAACTCGATTACTTGTGGGCGGCGTTTTGCATCATGGGTGCCGTGTACTTTGTCTTCCGATCGGCTGCGTGATGTCATGGCATCGGATGTCGTGACATCCGATGCTCGCCCGCCATCCGCTCCAACGCGACGGCTGGACGCTGGTCGGTGGAACGACCGCGTCGGCCATCTGAATGATTCACGCTCTCGTGTTGTCGTGCGAATGTATTGCAGACTATAGATTCGGTTTTGCTGCAATCCGCTGTTTCCATTGCAGATACTCGCGGTCCAAGAGTTTTTGCGGCCAGTTGCCGTACCAAGCGTAACCGTTTCTCCGTTCGTATCCGATGTCAGCGACTGCCTGTTTAGGAACCCCGTCGCGATCAACGAATACAGGAGTGTTGCTGTGGATATCATAGAAGCGTGCCCACAATGGCGATGCCTTGGGGTCAGCGACAACAACCAAGTTCACACCCTTTGGACCGTTCTGGTCTTTCTCTTTGACGAGACGAATTCCCTGGAGTTTCGCTTTTTCGAACCAAGCCACCGCCGCCTCAACAGACTTCACGATCTCGGGCGTAGGGTTCTCAATGCTCATTAGCAGTCGCGTGATGCCCACGGACTCAGACCCGCTGAGAGTCGCCAATTCGTAGGCACGTCCCGATTGCGCTCGAAAGTCGATCTCGTCGTGCTGGGCACACCAGACCGTCAGCGCACCGTCGACCCTGATTTGACATTTGAGAATGCACTCGATTCCACGGTCGAA from Stieleria varia carries:
- the ykgO gene encoding type B 50S ribosomal protein L36, whose protein sequence is MKVVSSIGALKYRHPDCQVVKRRGRVYVICKSNPKFKVRQGGAKVKKTRR
- the larC gene encoding nickel pincer cofactor biosynthesis protein LarC, whose protein sequence is MVRIAYFDCFSGISGDMTLGALIDLGVPVERIESAVRSMRLPELSITAEQVKKCGFRALHVKITHPPEHAHRHLHHITDMIDRADEVSEAAKDLAKRIFHEVAVAEAKVHGSTMEKVHFHEVGAIDSIADIVGTAVALDHLGVQTIHAAPVPTGNGSITIAHGRVAIPAPATAEILTGIPLAPCEITGELTTPTGAAILKSLATSFGGLPAMKIEAVGYGAGTMDLDGQANVLRVLLGEIESDATTMGPIQSDRIAVLETNLDDSTPEQLADCAERLMAAGALDVIQIPCMMKKGRCGVIVSVITPTTRIALMEQILFQHSSAIGIRRHLADRHKLVRTSVNVETTMGPVRGKVVVVPGLGERFTVEDDDARAVATANQTTGQEVRRLARDAWDDQRKK
- a CDS encoding PSD1 and planctomycete cytochrome C domain-containing protein, which translates into the protein MNRPTNKTINKTLHYCFAIPFVFATLASVAFAQQDETVDADQLSFFETKIRPILVEHCYECHSADAEDVEAGLLLDSKPGWMTGGDSGPAIIPGDVDGSLIVDAVRYTENVVSAMPPSSKMSADKIAAIEQWVQMGAPDPRTEAKQHAATDAFDLRERFETHWSWRAPVRQELPSVRDSQWPTQPLDHFILSALESAKLRPATDADRRTWIRRVTFDLTGLPPTLAEIDAFVADESPQAYARVVDRLLDSKQFGEKWARHWMDLVRYAETYGHEFDYPIDHATEYRDYLIRAINADVPYDQFVLEHIAGDLIENPRRHPTDDFNESIIGTGFWYLHEATHAPTNVLQNEADIMANQIDVFGKAFLGLTIACAQCHDHKFDAISTADYYALTGYLHSSCRQLYPLDPHREIKNSANAIRQQLQQAGNAVTQSAASSNLSYDLPAYLEACKTLLSGESKPDSAAIDTLAKQQKLSAEHLTRWVDLLTKQHDADKKSPSAALAIASHLADSNQIAPLQKTQAAISKQWQEFKDTSTLFADFDSGALPSGWTTSGIAFQAVDQSLSFPTNKDAASFPMAGTVDSGVLGGRARGILRSPTFTITTPNIHIRMRSGPGQTVRLVIDNYQMAHFSALLFNGTIMKGKEADTDGQWAWRSISGDLKKYLGHNAYLEFIDESDRSIAVDQIWFSERGSPRASPEPLVDTLLQQDADVSQRWTQAIAALASGNRDDFVEWMLQQGVVTWSDLVPQATEPLAAAAKLAKQMPHPRYVVAMAQGSFEKPHIYIRGSHTNLGDELTPRFLTALGGENESRLEMAQRVVDPANPLTSRVFVNRLWHHLFGRGLVETVDDFGPQGRPPSHPKLLDQLALDFVDSGWSMKQAIRTMVLSRTYRQASVAHPELDSAIVSVADPTNRLLHRMSVRRLPAESIRDAILAISGRLDSRMFGPSVATHRTAYMTGRGARGSGPLDGDGRRSIYLSIYRNFLNPFLTTFDMPNPFGPKGRRSESNVPAQALALMNDPFVVEQAKLWSNRAIQQQSDERQRIIEMVGAAHGEIPTDGDIQRYLDFIEAQTGAYQGDRSKAWADFAHALWNMKAFYFLR
- a CDS encoding DUF1501 domain-containing protein; protein product: MLRNTACGFGSLALASILASNGHASEEPTSSTSPMAPKPTHFPATAKSVIFLYMDGGPSQVDTFDYKPMLEKFDGKSPGEVIGKLAPTQFDNVGKILRSPWEFKRHGESGAWVSGLFPHLATVVDDLSFVKSMTSNFSEHTFANYFLHTGNGLQGRPSMGAWMGYGLGTENENLPGFVVLNGGLIPPGGLDCFGSGFLPSAYQGSVFLPQTQPIANVAPSEPSSAHQRSKLDLIREMDERTLIQSQQDPELEAAIENFETAYRMQTSVPELTDLSDETAETQRLYGMESDFKNTQIFGRQCLLARRLVQRGVRFIELTCPDGNGDRWDQHSNLLDGHNKNCLTVDQPIAALINDLKRTGLLDSTLVVWGGEFGRTPFAQGTNGRDHNPFGFTMWMAGGGIKPGVSVGETDDWGYRAVENRFEIHDLHATMLHLMGLDHTRSTFRFSGRDMRLTDVHGKLIQEVIA
- a CDS encoding NAD(P)-binding domain-containing protein, which produces MNDVLQQSESLPVLIVGAGPIGLELSVALHRCAIEHLVLDAGSIGQTMSWWAPGTRWFSSNERIAIAGVPLLTPDQGKATREQYLTYLRSVVAQFQLPVCTFESVIDVRPDAAGYVVTTRSTAGENTYRCGAVVLAIGGTDRPRRLGVPGEDLAHVDGYLREPHRYAGRRVVIVGGRNSAVEAALRLHHAGARVTLCHRGEELPEDGIKYWLLPEIKGLIAAERIRGCFGCVVTEITPSHVVAQSSQGERRLAADDVLTLIGYEQDKTLLQRIGIELTGENLRPQFDSETMETNLPRIYIAGTAVAGTQTSKYKTFLENCHDHVDKIVTHLTGAHGDHVESVKPYARQIVSQPES
- the miaA gene encoding tRNA (adenosine(37)-N6)-dimethylallyltransferase MiaA, which gives rise to MSIPPDTSPDHQVFAPLVDKSIVLTGPTASGKSSVAVELAQRIGGEILSLDSIAVYREMDIGTAKPSEQDRQRVPHHLIDLVAPDEDFSVACYLKLAHRLVDEIRGRGGAAIFVGGTPMFLKAVLRGFDTGPPPDWEFRRSVEADLEEHGAQALHARLMQADPLAAHRIDLGDTRRMIRALEVVKQTGIPLSHQQNQFDKGCAASDCRVFAFQWPREQLHARINRRVDEMFEQGLVDEVKKLVGRYGQLSRTACQAVGYREILPVVHDDLSARDLAALKEQVAAHTRQLARRQETWFRSFSEITPITVNDPLDVTTIVNQITSHDQPAGLDQLSG
- a CDS encoding GNAT family N-acetyltransferase is translated as MDFNLADWSPPTLVIPAGYELVPFSDGIIRDHAMAKYDSFREELDANVFPCLARRDGCLRLMNEITSRSNFVPQSTWLIRFHPPGEPPQPVGTVQGLRQDGWGAIQNLGISPEHRGRGLGSILLMRSAMGFRSTGLRKMHLEVTTENTGAVRLYERLGFKRAQVVYKAADVAGV
- a CDS encoding DMT family protein, with product MGPVFWKTACLLVLSNVFMTFAWYAHLKNLDGRPWMIAVLVSWGIAFFEYLIQVPANRIGYTQMNLGQLKILQEVITLSVFVPFAVFYMNQPLKLDYLWAAFCIMGAVYFVFRSAA